The following proteins are encoded in a genomic region of Acidobacteriota bacterium:
- a CDS encoding S8 family serine peptidase → MIDESQFLGTMSAYFAPRHNWREATGRGVTVAIVDSGIETEHPDLTGKVIESVEARVEGNRVVFDASTAGDSAGHGTACAGIIASIAPDAKFASIKVLGAGGLGDGQVFLAGLEYAIKKKYKVINLSLGTTKPQFFSPLHDMLDRAYQAGCIVVAAANNLPQPSFPSVFSSSLVSVIKSDETDPLKFGFKYGDVIELTAPGVNVRTAWPGGGHRNLTGNSFACPHIVGIVARFVEGYPNLTPFQVKSALYAIARENQEKS, encoded by the coding sequence ATGATTGATGAGTCACAATTTCTCGGGACGATGTCGGCTTACTTTGCGCCGAGACATAATTGGCGCGAGGCGACCGGACGCGGCGTAACGGTCGCGATCGTCGACAGCGGCATCGAGACCGAGCATCCTGATCTAACGGGTAAGGTGATCGAATCGGTCGAGGCCCGTGTAGAAGGTAATCGGGTGGTTTTTGATGCTTCGACCGCGGGCGATTCGGCGGGTCACGGGACCGCGTGTGCGGGAATCATCGCGTCGATCGCACCGGACGCGAAATTTGCGAGTATCAAAGTACTTGGGGCGGGCGGACTTGGTGATGGCCAGGTCTTTCTGGCGGGACTCGAATACGCGATCAAAAAGAAATATAAGGTCATCAACCTCAGCCTCGGCACGACAAAGCCTCAGTTCTTTTCTCCGCTCCATGACATGCTCGACCGTGCGTATCAGGCGGGCTGCATTGTCGTAGCGGCCGCAAACAATCTGCCGCAGCCGAGCTTTCCGTCAGTATTTTCGTCTTCGCTGGTCTCGGTGATAAAAAGCGACGAGACCGATCCGCTGAAATTCGGGTTCAAATACGGCGACGTGATCGAATTGACAGCTCCCGGCGTCAACGTCCGCACAGCATGGCCCGGCGGCGGGCACCGTAACCTTACGGGCAACAGCTTTGCCTGCCCTCACATCGTCGGCATCGTCGCACGCTTTGTTGAGGGATATCCTAATCTCACGCCATTTCAGGTCAAATCCGCCCTTTACGCGATCGCGAGAGAGAATCAGGAAAAATCGTAA
- a CDS encoding cupin domain-containing protein — MKGFKSSIEKETIANSDFRRVLYTSKYSQLVLMSLLPNEEIGLETHTSNDQFFRVEKGTGKCIIDGNEYDLTDGDAIVVPSGSRHNVINTSATEPLKLYTIYSPPHHRDGIVRPTKRDAETDKEEFDGKTTE, encoded by the coding sequence ATGAAAGGATTCAAATCATCGATTGAAAAAGAAACGATCGCAAACAGCGATTTTCGCAGGGTTTTGTACACGTCAAAATATAGCCAGCTTGTTTTGATGAGCTTGCTGCCGAATGAAGAGATAGGGCTCGAGACCCATACTTCCAATGATCAATTCTTCCGCGTCGAAAAGGGCACCGGTAAGTGCATCATCGACGGCAACGAATACGATCTGACTGACGGCGATGCGATCGTCGTTCCATCGGGCTCGCGACACAACGTGATTAACACGTCGGCGACGGAGCCGTTGAAGCTGTATACGATCTACTCGCCGCCGCATCATCGCGACGGTATAGTTCGTCCAACCAAGCGTGACGCCGAGACCGATAAAGAGGAATTTGATGGCAAGACGACCGAATAG
- the ribA gene encoding GTP cyclohydrolase II has protein sequence MILESTQNSQTNVFLGLIPSVVKAADARLPTKYGDFRIAGYRSLTSDEEFVVVYKGRLRTADAVPVRIHSQCMTGDVFHSAKCDCGEQLQFAMETIAREGRGVVVYQQQEGRGIGIINKIRAYALQDEGADTIEANVKLGLDVDARRYEQCVEILRDLGLTRVKALTNNPDKIQAIRNGGIEVVERVAIEFEPSKDTQKYLSVKKFQMGHLLSLVTS, from the coding sequence ATGATCTTGGAATCGACTCAAAACTCACAAACCAATGTTTTTCTAGGACTTATTCCGTCGGTTGTCAAAGCCGCCGACGCAAGACTGCCGACCAAATACGGCGATTTTCGCATCGCAGGATATAGATCGCTAACCAGCGACGAGGAATTTGTCGTTGTTTACAAGGGCAGACTCAGGACGGCCGATGCGGTTCCCGTTCGAATCCACTCGCAATGTATGACGGGTGATGTGTTTCATTCGGCTAAATGCGATTGCGGTGAGCAGCTGCAGTTTGCGATGGAAACGATCGCGAGAGAAGGCCGCGGCGTTGTCGTCTATCAGCAGCAGGAAGGCCGCGGGATCGGCATTATCAATAAGATCCGGGCATACGCACTGCAGGACGAAGGTGCTGACACGATCGAAGCAAACGTAAAACTCGGCCTCGATGTCGACGCCCGCCGATACGAACAATGCGTCGAGATCCTCCGCGACCTCGGCCTAACCCGCGTTAAAGCTCTGACCAACAATCCGGACAAGATCCAGGCGATCCGCAACGGCGGCATCGAGGTCGTTGAACGCGTCGCGATCGAATTCGAGCCGTCAAAGGATACCCAGAAATATCTCAGTGTCAAAAAGTTTCAAATGGGACACCTCCTCAGCCTGGTCACATCCTAA
- a CDS encoding insulinase family protein, whose translation MSETFKLPPLEIEEYRLANGLRVVLNFDNSAPVVSVAVYYNVGSRNERPDRTGFAHLFEHMMFQGSENVPKAGHFQHIMKAGGTMNGTTSSERTNYYETLPANQLPLALWLESDRMRSLAVTQENLDNQREAVKEEKRLRYDNQPYGQIFDLINEMIYKNFANSHSTIGSMDHLDAATVEDVQEFFRIYYAPNNAVIVLSGAFEAATAKELIETYFGDIPSQTLPPELDVTEPVEVASTYKEWEDKLAPFPAFLIGWKIPPRRSAEFYALYLAGKVLYDGDSSRLYQKLVKGEESVIQLFGFTDERRGPSSIFIGAIPKPEKDLSKIRETIMNEIHDLATHGPTTEEMEKIENQLINDSVRIRQSSMSRAQQIAEFALYDGDPTIVNTELESLLSVTADQIRNAVGKFLNTENRALLDVVPAGKG comes from the coding sequence ATGTCAGAAACATTCAAATTACCGCCGCTTGAGATCGAGGAATACCGCCTGGCTAACGGGCTTCGGGTTGTGCTTAATTTTGATAATTCGGCTCCGGTCGTGTCGGTTGCTGTCTACTACAACGTCGGTTCGCGGAACGAACGCCCTGACCGCACCGGCTTTGCGCATTTGTTCGAACACATGATGTTCCAGGGCTCGGAAAATGTGCCTAAGGCTGGGCATTTCCAACATATTATGAAAGCCGGCGGCACAATGAACGGCACCACGTCGAGCGAGCGTACGAATTATTACGAAACGCTCCCGGCGAACCAGCTGCCGCTGGCACTCTGGCTCGAATCCGACCGCATGCGATCTCTGGCCGTCACGCAGGAAAATCTCGACAACCAACGCGAAGCTGTCAAGGAAGAAAAGCGTCTGCGTTACGACAATCAGCCGTACGGCCAAATTTTTGATCTGATCAATGAGATGATCTACAAGAACTTTGCCAATTCGCACTCGACGATCGGTTCGATGGACCATCTCGACGCTGCGACGGTCGAGGACGTTCAGGAATTTTTCCGCATCTACTACGCTCCGAATAATGCGGTGATTGTCTTGTCCGGCGCATTTGAGGCAGCGACGGCAAAAGAGCTGATCGAGACGTATTTTGGCGACATTCCTTCACAGACATTGCCGCCCGAACTCGATGTGACCGAACCGGTCGAAGTCGCTTCGACGTACAAAGAGTGGGAAGACAAACTAGCACCGTTCCCGGCGTTTCTGATCGGCTGGAAGATACCGCCAAGGCGTTCGGCCGAATTCTATGCGTTGTATCTAGCCGGAAAGGTGCTCTATGACGGCGACAGTTCGCGGCTCTATCAGAAATTGGTAAAGGGCGAAGAGTCGGTCATCCAATTGTTTGGCTTTACTGACGAACGCCGCGGCCCTTCGAGTATTTTTATCGGAGCGATCCCAAAACCTGAAAAGGATCTAAGCAAGATCCGCGAGACGATAATGAATGAGATCCACGATCTCGCAACCCACGGTCCAACGACCGAGGAGATGGAAAAGATCGAGAATCAGCTCATCAACGATTCCGTCCGTATACGACAGTCATCGATGTCGCGAGCCCAACAGATCGCTGAATTTGCACTTTATGACGGCGATCCGACGATCGTCAATACCGAACTCGAATCACTGCTTTCCGTCACTGCCGATCAAATAAGAAATGCGGTCGGAAAGTTTTTGAACACCGAGAACCGAGCTCTTCTTGATGTAGTCCCGGCGGGAAAAGGATGA